The genomic segment TCTCCTCCACCATCGCGTCGACCTGACGGGCGTCGGTGCAGTCGGCGATGATCGCGGCGGCCTGGCCGTCCGAGCCCGCGATGTCGGCGGCCACGGCTTCGAGCTGCGCTTTCATCTTTTCCAGGTCGACCAGCGCCAGGCTTGCCCCCTCGCGTGCGAAGGTCCGCGCAATCGCCTCGCCGATCCCTCTCGCGCCGCCGACGACTATGGCAACCTGCCCTTCCAGCTTCATCTTCGCTCCTTTCTCTCGAATCTGTCGATCGCCCCGGTTTTCTTAGGATTCCCGCAGGAGCTTGTCAACGCGGCGGAGGCTTGAAAGCCGGATGACTTTCGAATAAACGACGGGTACACGGCATCCGGATCCGGCAAAAACCACCTTCGGGAGGCGTAACATGAACAGGCTCGGATCGCTGTCCCTGCTTCTCGCCGCTTTGCTGCTCGCACCTCCGGTGGCGCTGGCGCAAAAAACCGTGGTCGCCTGGACGGCCGTGAGCGCGCTCAACGGCCCCTACTGGGTGATGAAGGAGGGGGGCTTCTTGAGGCAGGAAGGGCTCGACGTCGACCTGATCTACATTCCGAGCTCCCAGACGGTCGCGCAGGCGATGCTCGCCGGGGAAGTGGCGGTTTCAGCGGCCAACAGCCAGGTCGTGGCCGACACCGGGCTGCAAGGCGGCGATCTCGTATCGATGGGCGCCATCATCAACGTCGTCGCCTTCTACATCATGGCCGTTCCCGAGATCCAAAAAGTGGAAGACCTCAGAGGGAAGGCCGTCGGCGTCACCCGCTTCGGCGCCTCCACGGATTTCGGTCTGCGAATGCTGTTGTCCAAGTACGGTTTGACCGCCGGACGCGACGTGCCCGTGCTGCAGATCGGCGGCATGCCGGAAATCGCCGGCGCGCTTTCCAAGCGCGCCATTTACGCCGCGCCGATGTCGTACCCGATGGCATACGTCGCCCAACAGGCCGGCGTGAAGATGCTCGCGAATCTGGCGAAGGAAGACATTCCCTTCATGCACGTGGGGCTGACGACCACGCGCAAGTTCCTGCGGGAACGGCGCCCTCAGGCCAAGGCGTTGATCCGCGCCTACGGGCGGGCGGTCCACTTCATGCACACGCGGAAAGAGGAGACCAAGGCGATTTTCGCCCGCTACACGAAGGTGACCGATCCCGGGATGCTGGAGGGAAGCCTGCAGTACGCCCACGACTTCGTCGAGAAGGTGCCGCTGGTCAAGGCCAAGGCGTTCCAGGTGACGCTCGAGCAGATCGCTCTCAAGAATCCCAAGGCGAAGCAGGCCAGGCCCGAGGATTTCTTCGACAACAGCCTGGTGCAGGAGCTGATCAAAGAGGGGTTTTTCACCGCGCTCTGGGGCAAGACCCCGAGTTGAGCCGCCGCGTCCCGCGAGAAGACCGTAACGGACTGACCGCGCGCCTCCCGGCGTCGGACGGTCGAACGGCTCGAGCGGCTTGAACGGCCGTCAGGCGATCGTGAGCGCCAGGCACTTCGCGCTCCCTCCGGCCTTGAGGAACTCGCCGAGCGGCGTCTCGAAAACCGCAAAGCCCAGATCCTCAAGCCGCTCGCGCACCGCGGGGCAGCCGTCGTTCATGACCACCGCATTCCCGGCCACGATGGCGTTGCAGGCGAACCTCGCCGCCTCCTCCGCCCTGACGGCGATCAGCTCCGGAACGTTCTCCTCCAGAACCCGCCGGGCATAGGCGTCGAACGCCGGCGGGTAGAACAGAGCCCTTCCGTCGCCGAGCGGACAGAAGCAGGTGTCGAGGTGGTAGTACCAGTCGTCGGTCAGCTCGAGGGAGAGGATCTCGCGCTCGACGATCTCCGCCACTTTCTGGTGCGCCGCGATGTCCGAGCGGATGTGGTACCCCGCGAACCACAGCTCGCCGCAGCGCAACAGGTCGCCCTCTCCCTCGAAGTAAAGCTCCGGCGGCAGCCGCACGATCTCGTATCCGCGATCGTGAAACCACCGCTCGAAGTGGGCTTGCTCGCCGCGCCTCGCCTCGGGGCGGAAGTTGCTGGAGATGAACCGGCGTTCCCAGACCAGCCCGGCGTTCGCGGTGAACACCATGTCCGGAAGCCCCGGCGCCGGGTCGATCAGCTCGACCTCGACGCCCAGCCGCTCCTCGAGCACCCCGCGCAGTCGCCGCCACTGCTCCTCGGCCAGCCGGCGATCGCTCGGCCGGCTGCGGCTCATCCAGGGATTGATCTCGTACTCGATGCCGTAGTAGGTCGGCGGGCACATGAGCAGCTTCATGTCGCTGCTCCGTCCTGCGCGCGCGGCTCGGCTTGCCGCGCCTCGAGCGCCAGGCACTGGCACAGCTCGCGCAGGAACGGCTCCACGTCGGTCACCAGGCCCATCGCCTGAAACGTGCCGCGGTCGGCGAGCTTCGTGACCACGGCCGGATTGATGTCGACGCAGACGGTCTTGACCGTCGCCGGAAGCAGGTTGCCCGTGGCGATCGCATGCAGCGTGGTCGCCATCATCAACGCGAAACGCACGCCCCGGATCTTCTCGCGCATGATATCCTGCGCCCGCAGCGTGTCCGTGACCACATCCGGCAGCGGCCCGTCATCGCGGATCGAGCCGGCGAGGACGAAATCGACGCCGTAGCGGATGCAGCTGTAGAAGATTCCGCTGCGCAACACTCCTTTCTCGACCGCCTGGCGGATGCTCCCGGCCTTTCGGATCTCGTTGATCGCCCAGAGGTGGTGCTCGTGGCCCTCCGCGGTGCGGATCTTCTTGTCGAGGTAGACCCCGAGCGATGTACCGTAAAGGGCGCTCTCGATGTCGTGGACCGCGAGGCCGTTTCCCGCGAACAGCACCTGAACGTACCCTCCCTCGATCAGGCGCACCAGATAGCGCCCGGCGCCCGTGTGCACGAGCCCCGGGCCGGCGACGACGAGGATGCGCCCGTTCTCCCGCCGGACGCTTTTCATCGCCTCCGCGATTTCCTGGATCAGGAGCCCCTTGGGCTGCTCGGTCGAAACCGCGCTCGACATGAACTCGAAGGCTTCCCGCGGAACCTGCCGCTCGACCGGCTGGATCTTGACCCCGCGATGGCCGACGACGATCGAGTCGCCCTTGCGCACGCGGTGAATCGGCACGCACTCGGCGCGCATCGCCTCGAGGTCCACCCGGATGCCGCAGTCCATCTCGCTCGGCTCGACCTGGATCCAGCGGTCGCCGACGCGCACCCAGGTCGGCAGGTTGGTCGTCGAATAGAAACGGTCCGGGAAAACCCCGTCCGCCGGAGCGGGCTCCAGCCGCGCCGGCTCGATTTCCTCGCTCGCGGGCAGCGCGCCGTGCTCCTTCAGCCGCGCCAGCACGCGATCCAGCTCTTCGGGCGTCGGCGCGTCGACCTGGATCCGCGCGTAGCTGCGGTCGGAGCGCCGGTGGCCGATCTTGATGTCGAGGATCTCGAACTCCGCCCCGAGATTGACGATCAGGTCGAGCACCTTGGGAAGGATCAGGGAATCGATGATGTGGCCGGAAATCTCGACGACGCTGCGCGCCATAGGCACCTCCCGCCGAAGCCGCGACCGCTATTGTCTCCCACGGGACCGCCCGGGATCAAGGCGGCGCCGGAGAGCCTCATGCCCGGGTCAACTGGCGATACTTGATCCGATGCGGCCGCTCGGCCGCGGCCCCCAGCCGGTTCCTCCGGTCGGCCTCGTACTCCGAATAGTTGCCGTCGAACCAGACCACCTTGCTGTCCCCTTCGAAAGCGAGGATATGCGTGGCGATACGGTCGAGAAACCACCGGTCGTGCGAGATCACCACCGCGCATCCGGCAAAGCTCTCCAGCGCCTCTTCCAGCGCGCGCAGCGTGTTCACGTCCAGATCGTTGGTCGGCTCGTCGAGCAGCAGCACGTTCGCCCCTTCCTTCAGCATCTTCGCCAGATGGACCCGGTTGCGCTCCCCGCCGGAAAGCTGCCCGACTTTCTTTTGCTGATCCGTCCCGGAAAAGTTGAAGCGCGCCACGTAGGCGCGCGAGTTCACCTCGCGCGGGCCGAGCCTCAGCACGTCGACCCCACCGGTGATCTCCTCCCAGATGGTCTTGTCGGGATCGAGCGCGCGGCTCTGATCGACGTAGCCGAGCACCACGGTCTCTCCGACGCGGATGGTACCGCGGTCGGGGCGCTCCTGCCCCGTGATCATGCGAAACAGCGTCGTCTTGCCGGCGCCGTTCGGCCCGATCACGCCGACGATGCCGCCCGGAGGCAGCGAAAAATTCATGTCTTCGATCAACAGCCGGTCGCCGTAGGCTTTGGAGACCCCGCTGGCCTCGATCACGACGTTTCCCAGGCGCGGGCCCGGCGGAATGTAGATTTCGAGGTCCTCGCGCCGCCGCTGCGATTCCTGGCTGAGCAGCGCCTCGTAGGCCTGGATGCGCGCCTTGCCCTTGGCGTGACGCGCCTTGGGCGACATGCGGATCCATTCGAGCTCGCGCTGCAGCGTCCTCTGACGCTCGCTCTCCGACTTCTCCTCGCGCCGCAGCCGTTCCTGCTTCTGCTCGAGCCAGGAGCTGTAGTTCCCCTTCCACGGAATGCCCGCGCCGCGGTCGAGCTCGAGAATCCAGCCCGCGACATTGTCCAGAAAATAGCGGTCGTGGGTGACCGCGATGACGGTTCCAGGGTAGTTCTGCAGGTGGTGCTCCAGCCAGGCGACCGACTCGGCGTCGAGATGGTTCGTCGGTTCGTCGAGCAGCAGGATGTCGGGCTTCTGGAGGAGCAGCCGGCACAGCGCGACCCGGCGGCGCTCGCCCCCGGACAGCACCCTGACCGGCGTCTCCGGCGGCGGGCACCGCAGCGCGTCCATCGCCATCTCGAGCCGCGCCTCGAGATCCCACGCGTCCAGCCGGTCGAGCTTCTCCTGGACCTCGCCCTGCCGTTCGAGGAGCCGGTTCATCTCCTCGTCGGAAAGCGGCTCGGCCAGCTTCGCGCTGATCGACTCGAACTCCTTCAGCAGGTCGGCGGCTTCCCGGACCCCCTCCTCGACCACCTCGCGCACCGTCCGCGTCTCGTCCAGCAAAGGTTCTTGCTCGAGGTAGCCCACGGTGTAGCCCGGAGACAGGACCGCCTCGCCCTCGAACTCCTTGTCCACCCCCGCGAGAATCCTGAGCAGCGACGATTTGCCCGAGCCGTTGAGACCGATGACCCCGATCTTGGCGCCGTAGAAATACGAAAGGTAGATGTCCTTGAGCACCGGCTTCTTGTCGTAGTACTTGCCGACGCCGACCATCGAGTAGATGACCTTGTTGGGCTCGCTGCTCATCCGTTCACAATCCCGCGTTTTTGGATCAGGCTAACCCGCCGACCCGGATTGTTCAAGAAAGCCGTCGCAGTCGAAAGGAGCTCGAAAAAACCGATGGCTCGCGGGTACTCTTTTGCAGGGTCCGCCCGTCGCTTTTGCCCTTGACTGGGTTTTTCCGTTTAACCTATTTTACGGGCGTATGAGTATCGACGGCGCACGGCCGCGGCATTGCTCACGAACGCAGATGAAAGGAGCCTCCCATGCGCGCCACCCGATTGTCGATCACCCGACGAACAAGCGGACTTTTGCTTCCGGCGACGTGGTTTATCGTGACGATGACGTTTGATCCCGCTGCGGCGCAACAACAACCCGGACAGGAGACCCCCCGGGTCAAAGGTCCGCCGGTGTGGCTCGATATGGACCAGAAGGCGCTGGATGACGCCTACGATCAGAGCGTCTGGGCGCCGAATCAACGGCACATCAGCAGGAGAAGGGCCGTGTGGAGCGAGTCGGTGCGCGCGCGGCTCAACCCGGAACGATTGGCCTACGGTCCCACCGAAGTCGAAAAGCTCGACCTCTACCGGACGAAACGGCCCAACGCGCCGACGATGATCTTCCTCCACGGCGGAGCCTGGCGCGGCGGCTCGGCGAAAGATTCGGCGTATCCCGCGGAGATGTTCGTCAGGGCCGGCGCGCATTACGTCGCGGTCGATTTCATCGACGTAATAAAAGCGGGCGGAAACCTCATGACGATGGCCGAGCAAGTGCGCCGTGCCGTCGCGTGGGTCTACAGGAACGCTGCGAGCTTCGGCGGCGATCCGAACCTCGTCTACGTTTCCGGGCACTCTTCCGGCGGCCACCTTGCCGGCGTGGTCATGGTCACGGACTGGAAAAAGGATTTCGGTCTGCCGCCCGATACCGTCAAGGGCGGAATGCTGATGAGCGGCATGTACGACCTCAAGCCCGTCCGCCTCTCGAAACGCAGTACCTATGTGAAGTTCACCGACGAGATCGAACAGGCGTTGAGCAGCCAACGGCATCTCGACAGGCTCAACGCGCCGGTCGTCGTGAGTCACGGCACCCTCGAGTCGCCCGAGTTCCAGCGGCAAGGTCGCGATTTCGTCGCCGCTCTCAAAGCGGCCGGCAAACCGGTCCGCTATATCGTCGGCGAGGGGTACAATCACTTTGAAATGCCGGAGACCTTCGGCAACCCGTACGGCCTGCTCGGCCGGGCTGCGCTCGAGCTCATCAAGCTTGCCCCGGCGCCGTAGGCGTCGGACGTTCCGGCTCGCGGCGCGTTTCCACGGATCTTGCAGCGGCAGCGGAGAAATCATGAAACCCGGAGTGGCGTCCGCGACCGTCGACCCCCTCGATGACCAAAAACGGTTCGAAGTTCGAGATTCCCGGTTCCAGGTTCGCAGCGGACGGTGCCTTTAATTATGGCCGCTTCGGCTCAATTGGTGACGGTCACGCCATAACGCTGAGCGAACTGCTGATCAGTAACTCCTGGCGTTCGAGGGGGATGGCGGAACAAAACAAAAAGCCTAAATCGCCGGCTTCCGAACGAAAGTCGTCGCCAGCAGAGCGATGGATTTCGTTTGGCTCGCTGTTTGTGGCCGTCTGTGCCCTTGCCGTCTCTATTTTTACACCAGTTGTTTGAATCATGACTACTTAAGCGCCTGATGGTGGTACTCGCCGAACAACATAACGGTGGAGATAGCTGCCCAATCATCTGGCGTGGCCGGTGAGAGCATCGAGCCGGTAGCGCGGGGGGCGAACGCTCGGAGGCGTCCAGGATGGAACTTCACATCACCGCTGTCCGCAATGACGGCCTGATCATCGAATTGGACGATGGCTCGTCGTGGGACGTGTCGGTCGGGGACAACACCAAGTCCATATGCTGGTATCCAACCATGCGCGTCATCATCGCCGAGACAGGCTTGTCCCCTTACCCGTTCACCTTGACGAATCTGGATACCGCGGGGCCAGACGTGGTTCAGGCAAGACGCAGGGAAAAAGGTCACGCATAACCTCACGCTACAAATGGCCGGGGCTCGCGAGCTTCTCGCGGGTCTGGTCTCCGCTTATATGCTCAACCAGTTAGACGAACGTCGTACCCTTCCTGCGCTTATGATCCTCACGCCACTAAACATGGTGCGGCTCCGAATGCAGGATGTCCTCGGTGCAACGGCCACGATCCGCGAGGAGAGCGTCCTATAACATTCCGCGCCAGCCGACCGGCTTCGCCGGCGGCCGAGCGCCGACGTTAGAC from the Candidatus Zixiibacteriota bacterium genome contains:
- a CDS encoding ABC transporter substrate-binding protein translates to MNRLGSLSLLLAALLLAPPVALAQKTVVAWTAVSALNGPYWVMKEGGFLRQEGLDVDLIYIPSSQTVAQAMLAGEVAVSAANSQVVADTGLQGGDLVSMGAIINVVAFYIMAVPEIQKVEDLRGKAVGVTRFGASTDFGLRMLLSKYGLTAGRDVPVLQIGGMPEIAGALSKRAIYAAPMSYPMAYVAQQAGVKMLANLAKEDIPFMHVGLTTTRKFLRERRPQAKALIRAYGRAVHFMHTRKEETKAIFARYTKVTDPGMLEGSLQYAHDFVEKVPLVKAKAFQVTLEQIALKNPKAKQARPEDFFDNSLVQELIKEGFFTALWGKTPS
- a CDS encoding arginine deiminase-related protein; amino-acid sequence: MKLLMCPPTYYGIEYEINPWMSRSRPSDRRLAEEQWRRLRGVLEERLGVEVELIDPAPGLPDMVFTANAGLVWERRFISSNFRPEARRGEQAHFERWFHDRGYEIVRLPPELYFEGEGDLLRCGELWFAGYHIRSDIAAHQKVAEIVEREILSLELTDDWYYHLDTCFCPLGDGRALFYPPAFDAYARRVLEENVPELIAVRAEEAARFACNAIVAGNAVVMNDGCPAVRERLEDLGFAVFETPLGEFLKAGGSAKCLALTIA
- a CDS encoding alpha/beta hydrolase, with the translated sequence MTFDPAAAQQQPGQETPRVKGPPVWLDMDQKALDDAYDQSVWAPNQRHISRRRAVWSESVRARLNPERLAYGPTEVEKLDLYRTKRPNAPTMIFLHGGAWRGGSAKDSAYPAEMFVRAGAHYVAVDFIDVIKAGGNLMTMAEQVRRAVAWVYRNAASFGGDPNLVYVSGHSSGGHLAGVVMVTDWKKDFGLPPDTVKGGMLMSGMYDLKPVRLSKRSTYVKFTDEIEQALSSQRHLDRLNAPVVVSHGTLESPEFQRQGRDFVAALKAAGKPVRYIVGEGYNHFEMPETFGNPYGLLGRAALELIKLAPAP
- a CDS encoding TIGR00300 family protein; its protein translation is MARSVVEISGHIIDSLILPKVLDLIVNLGAEFEILDIKIGHRRSDRSYARIQVDAPTPEELDRVLARLKEHGALPASEEIEPARLEPAPADGVFPDRFYSTTNLPTWVRVGDRWIQVEPSEMDCGIRVDLEAMRAECVPIHRVRKGDSIVVGHRGVKIQPVERQVPREAFEFMSSAVSTEQPKGLLIQEIAEAMKSVRRENGRILVVAGPGLVHTGAGRYLVRLIEGGYVQVLFAGNGLAVHDIESALYGTSLGVYLDKKIRTAEGHEHHLWAINEIRKAGSIRQAVEKGVLRSGIFYSCIRYGVDFVLAGSIRDDGPLPDVVTDTLRAQDIMREKIRGVRFALMMATTLHAIATGNLLPATVKTVCVDINPAVVTKLADRGTFQAMGLVTDVEPFLRELCQCLALEARQAEPRAQDGAAT
- the ettA gene encoding energy-dependent translational throttle protein EttA, whose translation is MSSEPNKVIYSMVGVGKYYDKKPVLKDIYLSYFYGAKIGVIGLNGSGKSSLLRILAGVDKEFEGEAVLSPGYTVGYLEQEPLLDETRTVREVVEEGVREAADLLKEFESISAKLAEPLSDEEMNRLLERQGEVQEKLDRLDAWDLEARLEMAMDALRCPPPETPVRVLSGGERRRVALCRLLLQKPDILLLDEPTNHLDAESVAWLEHHLQNYPGTVIAVTHDRYFLDNVAGWILELDRGAGIPWKGNYSSWLEQKQERLRREEKSESERQRTLQRELEWIRMSPKARHAKGKARIQAYEALLSQESQRRREDLEIYIPPGPRLGNVVIEASGVSKAYGDRLLIEDMNFSLPPGGIVGVIGPNGAGKTTLFRMITGQERPDRGTIRVGETVVLGYVDQSRALDPDKTIWEEITGGVDVLRLGPREVNSRAYVARFNFSGTDQQKKVGQLSGGERNRVHLAKMLKEGANVLLLDEPTNDLDVNTLRALEEALESFAGCAVVISHDRWFLDRIATHILAFEGDSKVVWFDGNYSEYEADRRNRLGAAAERPHRIKYRQLTRA